The sequence below is a genomic window from Salicibibacter cibarius.
TTTTGCTCCGGCCTTGATTTATCAAAAATGCCGAACACATTTGGCACGCGGCACGAGCAGTTGGATGAACTCGGTTGGGTCGGCCGGCAAGCGCTTGGCATCGTCCGTTGTGACAAACCGGTGATCGCCGCCATCAATGGCATGGCCGCCGGCGCGGGATTATCCTTGGCGCTTGCTTGTGATCTACGTTTTATGTCGGATCAGGCAAGGGTCACAACCGGTTATATTCGACGCGGACTTAACCCTGACGCGGGAATGAGTTATTTTCTACCCCGCTTGGTCGGACAAGGACAAGCCACGCAAATGATTTTCACGGGCCATGATATTGACGCGGACAAAGCGGAGCGGACAGGCCTTGTAAACGAGACATTTTCCGATGAAACATTCCATGAACAAGTCATGGCATTTGCCGGGGACCTTGCTGATGGCCCACCGGTTGCCCTAACGTTTTCTAAGCGGCTCCTTTCGTCAAACGGAGAAGAAGAGCTTAGCAACCTATTAAAACAAGAATATGCCTATATTAAGCGGTGCTTTGCAACAGATGATGTTAAAGAAGGTATTCAAGCCTTTTTACAAAAACGAAAGCCTGAATTTCAAGGGAAATAATGTTAAGAAGCGAGGATCTCCCGATGGGAGCCTCGCTTTCTCAAATGTCAAAATCAATTCATCGAAAACATTGTAAAACATGCCATCTGATCCTCTCTCACCAACACCGCGCAGTTTTTTCGATATTCTTACTGTTCTGGACTTAATGTTGTATATCGTACTTACTATAGGTTTGCCACAACCATCTTAATTCATCTTGATCTCTCATGTTAAGCACTCGTTCGATGATCAATTTTTGGTTTTTATCTATCTCAAGAGAGTCCAAATCCGTACCCCAAAAAAGCTTCGCAAATGTTGTTTCAACCATACAGATACAAGAAGGAACGAGTGGTCTGCTTCAGAAAGAGCGAAAAATTGTCGGGGAGTCGAGCGCATGACGACTGAAATTAGTCAAATGTAGCCTTCCCGGGTGCCATGAAGCGGCTATGGTGTCCGAATTCATGAGCTTAGTGCAATCTCGGGCACCATGGAGAACTTATGGCGCCCCAACTTATTCGAGATAAGGTTTTTCGGTCGCCATGAAACGTTTATGGCGACCGAACGCATGCGCAACCGAAATTTCGGGCGCCATGAAGTGGGCATACAGGCAAATAAGACGAAAAACAAGCCCCTGGATCTGATATCCAAGGGGCTTGGTGATTTAATTTTTATCCTGTCCGAGCAGTTCCAATATACGTGCCAAATCCTCGTCCGATAAATATTCGATTTCAATTTTTCCTTTCTTCTTTCCTTGCTTAATGTTTACGGACGTGCCTAAATACGTTTGTAGCGT
It includes:
- a CDS encoding enoyl-CoA hydratase/isomerase family protein → MEPLLINTEKGVRTITLNRPERMNAINDDLSKQIEDAIANASADDDVRVVVITGNGRAFCSGLDLSKMPNTFGTRHEQLDELGWVGRQALGIVRCDKPVIAAINGMAAGAGLSLALACDLRFMSDQARVTTGYIRRGLNPDAGMSYFLPRLVGQGQATQMIFTGHDIDADKAERTGLVNETFSDETFHEQVMAFAGDLADGPPVALTFSKRLLSSNGEEELSNLLKQEYAYIKRCFATDDVKEGIQAFLQKRKPEFQGK
- a CDS encoding DUF6922 domain-containing protein, translated to MVETTFAKLFWGTDLDSLEIDKNQKLIIERVLNMRDQDELRWLWQTYSKYDIQH